The genomic stretch CCGACTACAACGAGCCCCTTCAGGGCGACCTGCAGGACCACCCCAGCACGGGCCTGGTGAACGCCACGACCACCGGCATGCTGGACGCCAGCCGCCAGGACGCGGCCAACTACGTGCGCTACACCGGCATCCTGGGCCGCGAGGCGTACTACCTGGACACCAACGAGTCGCGCTACATCACCGAGCTGGTGCAGGGGAGCATGGACCCGTCCAGCTTCGCCGGCGGCGGCCTGTGGAGCGGCCGCTACCACTCCATCCGCACGGGCGAGACGCTGATCGCCGCGCTCGACAAGCTGCCGGCCAACGACGACCTGTCGGCCGCGCAGAAGGAGGGCATCCGCGGGTTCGTGAACACCATCCAGGCCATCGACCTGCTGGCGGTGGCGAACACCCGCGAGCGCGCGCCGGTGGAGATCCCGGTGGGCCCCACCGACACCCCGGGGCCGCTGGCCGACCGCGCGGCGCTGTTCACCCGCATCTACAAGCTGCTCGACGACGGCTACGTCCACCTGGGCAACGCCGGGACCGGCTTCTCGTTCGCGCTGCCCAGCGGCTTCTCGCAGTTCGGGCTGGCGAACCCCGCGGGCGTGCGCAAGGTGAACCGCGCCATCCGCGCCCGCGTGGACGTGTTCCAGGGCAACTACGCGGCGGCGCTCACCGACCTGGGGGGCTCGTTCATCAGCACGGCGGGCACCGACCGCGCCTCGATCAACGCCGGCGCGTACTACAACTTCTCCGGCGGCGCGGGCGACCTTCCCAACTCGCTCACCAGCGCGTCGCCGCAGGCGGCCGACGTCCGCGTGCGCGACGAGGCGCAGACGCAGCCCGGCGGCGCCCTCGACGCCCGCTACGTGATCAAGGTGGGCAACCGCGCGGGCGGCGCCACGCGCTCGTTCCTGGGGATCAGCAGCAACCTGATCTTCCGGATGTACAACCAGAGCCCCTTCTACGGCACGGGCGGCACGTCGTCGCCCATCCCCATCGTCCGCAACGAGGAGCTGATCCTGCTGCGGGCCGAGGCGCAGTGGAAGACGGGGCACCTGCCCGAGGCCATCGCCGACCTCAACTTCGTCCGCGTCAACTCGGGCGGCCTGGCGGCGCGCGCGGACCTGACGGCGGCCAACTTCCAGTCCGCGCTGCTGTACGAGCGCCGGTACTCGCTGCTGTATGAGGGCGGGTTCCGCTGGATGGACCTGCGCCGCTTCGGGCTGCTGAGCTCGCTGGACGGCTATCCGCGCACCGGCGACAAGATCGCGGAGTACTTCCCCATCCCCTTCGCCGAGTGCCTCCAGCGCCCGGCCGGGACCCCCGGCTGCTCGGCCCACTGAGCCAGCCGTTCGGTAGATGAACAGCAGGGGGCGCCCGAAAGGGTGCCCCCTGCTGCTTTTCCGTCCGATGCGCTCCGACCTCCCCGCCTCGGCCTCCGTTCACGGCCCCCGCGATGATCATCCTAATGTAGGGGCTGCGATTCATCGCGCCCGAAAACTCTCCGCCGCGCAGAACTGCGGTTGATCGGGGGATGCCGAAGATGCCTCGCTCCCCGTCCGCCCGATCGCGTCCGCAACGGACGAACATCCGCCGATCCCCCGCCGTTCAACGGGTCGATGAGGGCTTGCCTGACATCTCCCGACCTCCGAACGACGCATCAAACCACATCGCCGTGCATCTCCCGAATCGCCTGCCGATGCTGTGGCGAAGGCGGGATGATGTACGGCGATGCGCGGCGGTTCGCTGCGGGGGGATTCCGGATGCGATGAATCGCACCCCTACAACTGCAAGGGCAACAAGGGGTTCGGCTACTTCACGGCGAAGGAGACGCGGACGACGGCGGTGATGTCCTTCTCCAGCGAGCTGGTGTCGTTGATGCCGTAGTCGCTCACCTCGGTGGAGTTGCGCGGGGTGATCTGGAAGACGCCCATCTTGGCGCTCCGCACCGCACCGATCTCGCTGCCCACGCTCTTGGCGATGGCTTCGGCGCGCAGCTTGGCGTCGCGCGTGGCCTCGGCGAGCATCTGCGTGCGCACCTGGTCGAGGTGCGTGTACAGGTACTCCGGCGCGGGGGAGACCAGCGGCACGCCCGCGTTGATCAGCTCGTTCGCGCGCTGCGAGAGCGCGGTGACGCCGCGCACATCCGCAGAGCGCACGGTGAAGCGCTGCGTGAGCTTGTAGCCCGCCAGGTCGCCCGTCTCGGTGCCGTTCACCAGCATCCGGTTCTGCCGCAGCGTCTCCACCGGGTCGATGGTGACGAGCGAATCGGCCATGCCGCTCGCCTTGAGGAACGCGCGGATCTGCTGCGAGCTGCCGCTCAGCTCGCGGTAGGCGTCCTGCACCACCGGCGCCTGCGCGGTCACGCTCAGCTTCCAGACGATGAAGTCCGCGCGGATGGGCCGCTTGGCCGAGCCGGTGACGGCGATCTCGTCGTTGGCGCGCTTGATGTTGCGGATGGCGCCGGCCGCGAGCAGCGCGGAGAGCACCAGCCCGAGGGCCAGCGCGACCATGCCCCAGAAGAGCTGGGGAAAGCGTTCGGACATGAGACGTGTCGATGTGGGTGGGATGCGGGCGGGGCGTCGCGGTGGGGCCGCATCGCCAATGTACGTACCGCGCCCGCCGCAGAGAAGAACGGCATTTCGGCAGATACTGAGATCGGCGCGTCGTTCCGCCTCGACGTTCCGGTAGATGCGCACGCGGAGGATCGACGCCGACGCCCTACTCGCCGTTCGCGTGGGGTGCGGGTCCGGAATTACTATCCCCGCGGCGGATGCGGGGGGAAATCACTGGAGAACGGACGGACCGGGGATGCAGATCCAGCCGACGACGGGCGCGCAGAGCGAAGCCGCACACCAGCTTACGCCGTCGGGGCTGTGGGCGCTGACGATCACGACGGGCGTGACGGTCGCCAGCCTGTACTACAACCAGCCGCTGCTGGACGCCATCGCGCGCAGCTTCCACCGCACGGCGGGCGAGGCGGGTGCCATCCCCACGCTCACGCAGGCAGGCTACGCGACGGGGCTGCTGCTGATCGTGCCGCTGGGCGACGTGCTGGAGCGGCGCCGCCTCCTGCTCGCCACGCTCGTAGCGGTCGCGGTGGCGTTAGGGCTGGCGGCCATGGCGCCGTCGCTGGGGGCGCTGGCGGCGCTCAGCTTCGCCATCGGCCTCACGGGCGTGGGGCCGCAGATCGCGGTGCCGTTCGCCGCGGCGCTCACGCCCCCGGAGCGCCGCGGCAAGACGGTGGGCCTGGTGATGACGGGGCTCATCACCGGCATCCTGCTGGCGCGCACCGTGGCCGGCGCGGTGGGCTCGGCGTACGGGTGGCGCGTGGTGTTCGGCGGCGCGGCGGCGGCCATGCTGGTGCTGGCGGCGAGCGTCGCCTCGTTCCTCCCCCGCGCGCCTGCGGGCGAGCGCGTGCGCTACGTGGACGTGCTGCGCAGCATCCCCCCGCTGGTCGTGCGCTACCCCTTGCTGCGCGAGGCGGCGCTGGCGGGCGGGATGGCGTTCGCCGCGTTCAGCGCCTTCTGGACCGCGCTCACGTTCCACCTCAGCGCGGCGCCGTGGAGCTACGGGCCGGGAACGATCGGCGCCTTTGGACTCGTGGGCGTGGCGGGGGCGCTGGCTGCCTCCGCGGCGGGGCGGCTGGCGGACCGCACGGGGCCGCGGCGCGTGGTGGGCTACGGGCTGGCGACGCTCGCCGCGTCGTTCGTGCTGATGTTCGCCTTCCGCACGTCGCTGGCGGGGCTGATCGCGGGCATCGTCCTGCTCGACCTGGGCGTGCAGGGCACCCACATCTCCAACCAGGCGCGCGTCTACAGCCTGCCCGCCGAGCTGCACAGCCGGCTGAACACCGTGTACATGGTCAGCTACTTCGTGGGCGGCGCGCTCGGTTCCCTCCTCGGCGCCGCCGCGTGGACGCACTTCGGCTGGCCGGGCGTCTGCGCCCTCGGCGCGGGCATGGCCGGCGTAGCGCTCGCCGCGCATCTCATCGGCGGGAGGACTGGGGAGAGCTGACGGGCCGCTGACTGACTGCCGCGCATCCGCCGAACCCTCCGCCCATCCGCACTGCTGTTTCCTCATCGACGCCGCGCCTCGCATCTCCTAAATGCGACCGCAGTCACGTCCGTTCCTCGCCCGCCGGTCCACGTCTCCCGAAGATCCATGCGTAGCGGTGTCCACAACGAAACTCTTGACAGGGAGTTTGCCAATACGTATTAACTAGACACTCGCCAATACGTATTAGCAAAATCCGACCATCCCGGATGACGCCGCGCTCCTCGCTCTCCCGTTCCGTCACCACGCACGACGTGGCCGCCCGCGCGGGAGTCTCGCAGGCGACCGTCTCGCTCGTGCTGGGTGGGAACGCGAAAGCCCGGGTGGCGGCGGCGACCCGAGAGCGGGTGGTGCGCGCGGCCGCGGAGCTGGGCTACCGCGCCAACATCGTGGCCCGCAGCCTGGCGCGCGGCCGGTCGTACGCCATCGGCGTGGTGATCCCGGAGCTGTCGAACCCGTTCTTCCTGGACGTGGTGGGCGGCATCCAGCGCGTGGCGGCGGAGGCGGGCTACGCGGTCCTGTTGTGCGACGCCCGCGAGCAGTCGCCGGAGCGGCACCTGGACGCGCTGCGGGCGCGGCAGATCGACGGGCTGATCGTGGACGCGGTCGCCGCCGCCTCTATCGCGGCCGACGAGCTGACGGAGCTGAAGGTGGTTCTCGTAGACGAGCCGTCGGAGCGGTGGCCGGGGGTGGCGAGCGACGCCACGGGCGCGGGGCGGCTGGCCGCGGAGCACCTGCTGGCGCTGGGCCACCGGGACTTCGCCTTCGTCGGCCCCGCGACGGACGTCCACTCGTTCCGGATGCGCGAGCGCGGGTTCGTGACGGCGCTGCGGCAGGCGGGGGTGACGATGACGACCGAGCGGCTGCGGCGCGCGTCGCCGTCCATCGCCGCGGGGCAGACGGCCATGCGGAGCCTCCTCGCCCTCCCCAAACGCCCGACGGCGGTGTTCTGCGCGAACGACCTGCTTGCGCTCGGCGCGCTCAAGGCCTGTCTCGCGGCCGGCGTGAAGGTGCCTTCGGAGATGAGCATCGTGGGCTGCGACGACATCGAGATGGCGCGGGTGGTCACGCCGGAGCTGACCACGGTTGCCGTGCCCGCCCGCGAGCTGGGTGCCCGCGCCGCGCGTCTCCTCCTTCGCCAGCTCGACAAGCCGGAAGAGGCGGTCCGCCCCGCCCGAGCCCTGCCCGTGCGCCTGGTGGCGCGCGGCACCACCGCCCCGCCCCGCGGCACGACGGAGCCCAAGAGCTGATGCGCCACGCCACCATCACCGGAACCGGCTCGTTCGTGCCCGCCCGCGTGCTCACCAACGCGGACCTCTCGGCCATGCTGGGCGAGGACGTGGACGCGTTCGTGAGCGGCACGCTGGGCATCCGCGAGCGCCGCGTGTGCGCGCCCGACGAGTCCGCGGCGGACCTGGCGGAGGAGGCGGCCCGCCGCGCGATGGCCGACGCGGGGCTAGGGCCGGAGGAGATCGACCTGCTCATCGTATCTACCGACACGCCGGAGTACGTCTCGCCCGCCACCTCGTCCGTCCTCCACGGCCGGCTGGGGCTGCGGCGCGGGGCGGGCACGTTCGACCTGAACAGCGCCTGCTCGGGGTTCGCGACGGCGCTGGACGTGGCGTGGAAGTACGTCCGGGCGGACGAGCGGTACGAGCGCGTGCTCGTCGTGGCCGTCTACGCGATGAGCAAGTTCGTGGACTACGCGGACAAGAAGACGGCGACCATCTTCGCGGACGGAGCGGGGGCGGTCGTGCTCGAAGCGTCGGACGCGGAAGGGATCCTCGCATCGGAGCTGTTCGCGGACGGCAGCCTGTCGCACGGCATGGGTGTGTTTGCGGGCGGGACGGCCGAGCCGGTGACCGAGGACGTGCTGCGCCAGGGCTACCGCAACCGCCTGCGCTTCGTGGAGAAGTACCCGAAGGAGGTGAACGAGGAGGGATGGCCGCGCATTGTCCGCTCCGTCCTCTCGCGGATCGGCCGGAAGACGGCAGATGTCGATCTCTGGCTTTGGACGCAGGTGAACCGGTCCACGATCGAGGTGGTGATGGACAGGCTGGGGGAGCCGATGGAGAAGGCGCACACGGTGATGGACAAGTGGGGATACACCGGCTCGGCGTGCCTGCCGATGGCGCTGGACGACGCCGTGCGCGCGGGCCGCATCTCCCGGGGCGACCTGCTGGTGCTCACCGGATCGGGCGCCGGGCTGGCGATGGGGTGCGTGGCGCTGCGGTGGACGCGCGAGCGGGAGGCCGAGCGTGTCTGAGACCGTCGTCTCCGTCTTCCTGGAGCGCGCGGCGCGCTACGGCGACCGTCCGGCGCTGCACGTCCTGGCCTCCGGCGGCGCCGCGCGCGACGAGACGCTGAGCTGGCGCGAGTGGGCAGATGCGTCGCGCCGGTTCGCCGCGGCGCTGGTGAGCGCGGGCCACCGGCCGGGCGAGAGCGTCGCCGTCCTCGCCGGCAACCGGACGCTGTGGCCCATCGCGGACCTGGGGATCGTGATGGCGGGCGGAGTGAGCGTCGGCCTCTACCCCACGAGTCCGGCGCAGCAGATCCGCGGGATCGTGGAGGACTGCGGGGCGTCGCTGGCGGTGGCCGACACGGCGGAGCAGGCGGAGAAGCTGGCGGACGTGCAGCGCAGCGTGCCCGGGCTTCGAACGGTCGTCTGTCCGGACGTGCGGGCATCCACCGCAAAAGCCGTGGGGTGGGACGAGTGGCTGGCGCGCGGGGCGCGGGCGCTGAGCCGCGGGCGCGACGTGGCCGCGGAGGTGGACCGCCGCATCGCCGCCGCGCGTGCGGACGACGTGGCGATGCTCATCTACACCTCCGGTAGCACGGGCGAGCCCAAGGGGGCGATGATCCCGCACCGCTACATCCTCGATTCCGCGCTGTCCATCCAGGGCACGCTGGGGCTGGACGAGCGCGACACGTCGCTCTCCTTCCTCCCCTTCTGCCACGCGGCGGAGCGCATCTTCGGGCTGTACACGCGCATCGTGTGCGGGATGGAGGCGGGGCTGGTGGAGGACCATGCCCGCGTGTGGCAGGCGGTGCGCGCCTTCTCGCCCACGGTGTTCGGCGGGCTGCCGCGCTTCTTCGAGAAGGCGTACGAGGCGTTGCGGGTGGAGCAGGACGCGGCGGCGGGCGACGAGCGCGCGCGCTGGGACCGCACGGTGGAGCTGGGCCGCCGCGTCTCCCGCCTGCGCGAGGCGGGGGAGAGCGTGCCCGCGGAGCTGGAGGCGGAGTGGAGGCAGACGGGCGGGCCGGTGTTCGCCCGCGCCCGGGCACTCTTCGGCGGGCGGGTGCGCAGGGCCACGTCCGGCGGCTCCGCGCTGCCCCGCGAGGTGAGCGAGTACCTGGATGCGCTCGCCTTCCCGGTGCTGGGCGCCTACGGCCTCTCCGAGCACCTGTGCGTCGCCTTCAACCGGCCGGACGCGTACTCGCTGGATGCCGCGGGGCCGCCCATGCCGGGCACCGAGCTGAGCATCGCGCCGGACGGCGAGGTGCTGGTGCGGCGCGGGCCGCTGACGTTCGCCGGCTACCGCGGGCGGCCGGAGGAGACGGCGGCGGCGTTCTCGGCAGACGGCGAGTGGCTGCTGACGGGCGACGTGGGCGAGGTGGACGGGCGGGGGATGCTGCGCGTTACGGGGCGGAAGAAGGAGCTGATCGCCCTCTCCGGCGGCAAGAAGGTGGCGCCGCTGCCCATCGAGTCGCGCCTGGCGGAGCACCCGTGGATCGGACGCGCGGTGCTGTTCGGAGAGGGGCGGCGCTTCATCTCCGCGCTGGTCTGCCTGCGGCGCGGCGAGGTGGAGGCGTGGGCCCGCGACGCCGGGGTAGACGCGGGATGGGACGAGCTGGTGGAGCACCCCGAGGTGGTGGGCCGCGTGCAGGCCGCGGTGGACGAGGTGAACGCCGGCCTCTCCAACCCCGAGCGCGTGCGCCGCTTCGCGCTGCTGGACCGCGACCTCTCGGCAGACGAGGACGAGCTGACCCCCACGCTGAAGATCCGCAGGCCCGTGGTCGCCGAGAAGCACCGCGACCGCCTGGAAGCCCTCTACCTCACCAGGCCATGAAGCGCACTGCACTGGCGGCGATCGTCCTGGCCGCCCTGCTCATCGCGGCATCGTACGCGTCGGCCTTCCTGCCCGGCGGCGCGGCGTCGTGGGCGCCGTGGGGCCTGGCGATGGGGATGCCCGTGATGCTCGTGGGGCTGATGGTGATCGGCGCGTCGCGCGGCGGGCAGGGCGTGGGCCGGCTCGCGTGGCCGTTCGCGCTCGTGGGGCTGATGCTCGCTGTCGGCTTCGCGCTCGCCCTGGCGCTGCCGGCGGACGAGGGCGCGGGGTCGCCGCTGTACCTGGGCCTGCCGCTGCGCGCCGCGATCATCCTATACGGCATCGGCCTGCTGCCCATCGTGATCCTGCCCGTGGCGTACGCCCTCACCTTCCGTGACCAGACGCTCGACCCCGAAGACCTGGTGCGCGTCCGCGAGGCCGGCGAAGCGTGGCGCCGCAGCCAGGGCCTCGCACCCGACGGCTCCGCATCGGCCGAGAAGGCATCGGGCGAGTCCGAATCGGCCGTGTCCGCATCTCCCGAGTCTGCATCTCCCGAACACATGTCTGCCGAGAGGAAGCGCGTGGGCGTTCCCGCATCTACCGAACATGAGCCCGTGCTGGTACGGGTCGCGGGCGACGAGGTGGCGCCGTGACCGCCGCGCCCATGGTGCAGGGGACGCAGCCCGCCATCGTGGCGGTGGCGCTGGCGTACTTCGCGGTGGTGGTCGCCATCAGCGTGTGGGCGAGCCGCAAGACGAAGACGGCCAAGGACTTCTTCGTCGCCGGCCACGGCATCGGCCTCGTCGCGCTCACCGTCGCGTCGGTGTCGACGGCGGTGTCGGGCTTCGCGTTCATCGGCGGGCCGGGGCTCATCTACACCATGGGGCTGGGCGCGATGTTCATCGTCCTGCCCGCGTCGGTGACCAACGTGCTGGGCGCATGGGTGCTGGCGAAGCGCATGCGGCTGCTGGGCGAGGCGCGCGGCCTGATCACCGTGCCGGACGCCATCGGGGCGCGCTACCGGTCGCCGGCGGCGCAGGGGCTGGCGGGGCTGGCGATGCTCATCGGCATCATCGGCTACATGGCGACCAACGCGCTGGCCATGGGCGTGGTGATCGACGCGCTGTTCGGCGTGGGCATCAAGCCGGGGATCTGGATCGGGATGGGGGTGACGCTGGCGTACTCGGTGGGGGGCGGCATCCTGGCCGGCATCTACGTGGACGTGTTCCAGGGCCTGCTGATGGCGCTCGCCTCCGTCCTCGTCTTCCTCTTCGTGCTGCGTGTGGGCGGCGGGCTGGGCGGCATCTCCACGCACATCCTGGCGAACGATCCCACGTTCCTGGGGCCGTGGGGGAAGGCGACGCCGCTGGCCGCGCTGTCGTTCTTCTTCGTCTTCGCGGTGGGCTCGCTGGGGCAGCCGCAGGGCATCCACAAGTACTACATGCTGCGCGACCCGCTGCAGCTCAAGTGGTATCCGCTGCTCAAGACGCTGGGCCTCATCCTGGTGCTGCTGCTGTACTTCGGCGTGGGCGTGGGCGTGAAGTCGCTGGTGGCCCGCGGCGCGCTGGCCCCGCTGGGCGCGCCGGACGAGGCGACGCCCACCTTCCTGCTGCACTTCACGCCCGTGCTCCTCGCCGCCGTGGTCTTCTCCGGCGTGGCGGCGGCGACGATGAGCGCCGTCAACTCGTTCATCAACATCGGCGCGGCGGTGGTCACGCACGACCTGCCCATCGCGCTGGGACTGACGCCGAAGAACGAGCTGATGCGCGGCCGCATCTCCACCGCCGTGATCGCGGTGGCGGCGGCGCTGCTGGCGCAGGTGTCGGGATCGATGGTGGCGTTCTTGGGCATCTTCGGCTGGGGCCTGTTCGCGTCCACACTGGTGCCGGCGCTGGCCGTGGGCCTCAACTGGAAGGGCGCCACCCGGCAGGGCGCCATCGCCAGCATCGGCACGGGCCTGGTGCTCACGCTCGTGTGCGAGACGCTGGGCTACCTCAAGCTCTACAAGCTGCCCACCGGCGTCACCGTGAGCGGCCTCTCGCTGGTGCTCTCCATCCTGGTTTTCTTCGGCGTCTCGTGGCTCACCCGCGAGGGCACCGGCGCCGCCATCGACGCCGACGTCCGCCTCGTCATGGAGGTCTGACGATGCCCACGCTCGATACGCCCAGCATCGACGTTCGACCGCCGGAACTCATCCAGCAGCCGGTAGATGCATCGCATTCGTCCAACGGCGGGCAATCGGTAGATGCGCATCTCCCGGCAGATGCTCGGCTTTCGGTAGATGCACGGCCTTCGATCAATGCGCGTCCATCGGCAGATGCACATCTCCCGGCAGATGCTCGGCCGTCTGGAGATGCGAATCTCTCAGCAGATGCGCGGCCCTTGATAAACCGAAACATCTCGGCCGATGCGCGGCTTTCGGCGAACGGCGGCGCCTCTGCGGATGCGAGGGCTTCGACGGGCACCTCTGGAGATGCGAAGCCATCCGCCGACGGCACTTCGGCAGATGCGCGGCTGATAGACGGGCCGCTGGCGTTCGAGGCGCTGGAGGCGGGGATGGCGGCGGAGTACGCGCGGACCGTGGGCGATGCGGACATCGTGGCGTTCGCGGAGGTGAGCGGCGACCGCAACCCGGCGCACCTGGACGAGGAGGCGGCGGCGCGCGGGCCGTTCGGCGGGCGCATCGCGCACGGGATGCTTTCCGCCGCGTACGTGAGCACCGCGCTGGCGACCAAGCTTCCGGGACCCGGCACCATCTACCTGTCGCAGAGCCTGCGCTTCGTGCGCCCGGTGCGCATCGGCGACACGGTGACGGCGCGGGTGGAGGTGGCCGAGGTGATCGCCGCCAAGCGCCGCGTGCGCCTGAAGACGACCTGCACCAACCAGCGCGGCGAGACGCTGCTGGACGGCGAGGCGCTGGTGATGGTTCCCGCGGAGCCGGCGTGAGCGCCCGCCGCGGCCACGCACGCGGGGAGCGCGCACCCCCGTAGCGAGCAGAAAGACCGAGAGCGGTCCGGCGGCGGCCCCAGAGCCCGCCGCGAAGCAGTGCCCAACCGCGCACGCCCTCTCCCGGCGGCGCATTCGCCCCACAACCCGTGAGGTCCTGTCATGACCCGCTGCATCCCGCGCGTCTCCTGGCGCGCAATCCTGATGGCCGCGCTGCTGGCGCTGGCCCCGTCGCTGGCCCTGGCCCAGGGCGGCGGCACCATCCGCGGCACGCTGGCCGGGCCCGAGGGCCGCGCCATCTCCGGCGCGGTGGTGAGCGTGGTGGGCACGCGCCACAGCGCCGTCACCAGCTCGCTGGGCGCCTTCACCATCACCGGCGTGGCGCCGGGCACGTACCAGCTGCGCGCCTTCCGCAGCGGCTACCGCGGCCCCGACACGCAGGTCGTGGTGGGCACCACCGAGGCGTCGCTGGTGGCGCTGAAGCTGGAGGAGGCGCCCATCGAGCTGAACGGCATCGTGGTCTCCGCCTCGCGGCGCGCGGAGCGGCTTACGGACGCGCCGGCCACCATCACGCGCATCGGCACCGACGTGCTGGACAACGTGGTGGGCAACTCGTTCGCGGGGGCGCTCAAGGAGGTGAAGGGGCTGGACTTCATCCAGACGGGCGTGACCAGCGTGGCGGTGAACGCACGCGGCTTCAACAGCTCGTTCAACAACCGCATGCTCATGCTGGAAGACGGCCGCGTGGCCGTGCTGCCCGAGAACGGGCTGCCGGTGGGCCAGCTCACCGCGACGCCCAAGGTGGACCTGTCCGGCATCGAGGTGCTGGTGGGCCCCGGCTCGGCCCTGTACGGCGCCGACGCGTCGAACGGCGTGATCGCGCTGCAGAGCAAGGACCCGCGCGAGTTCCCCGGCCTCACGGTCGAGGCGAGCGGCGGCTCGCGGCAGTACAAGGACGTGCAGGCGCGCTACGCCGGCACGGCGGGCAGCTTCGGCTTCAAGGCCAGCGGCGAGTTCCAGGGCGCGAACGACTGGAGCAACATCCTCAGCTACACCAACTCGGTGGGCGGCACGCCGGTGGTGCTGCGCGAGGACGGGCTCAAGAACCCGATCGACTGGCGCAGCCGGGTGGCGCGCGGCACGGCGAGCGGCGTGTACTACCGCGGCGAGAACCGGCTGGAGGTGTCCGGCGGCCTGAGCAGCACCAACGGCGTGGGCCAGACCAACGTGGGCCGCAACCAGCTCACCGACTGGCACTACAACTTCGGCCAGGCCAAGTTCTCGACCCCGCACTTCTTCATCAACGCGTACCGCACGCAGAGCACGTCGGGCAAGTCGTTCGCGCTCAACCGCTACGCGGCGGCGCAGGCCAGCAACCCGACCCTCTCGGCAGACTCGCTGCGCATGCTGTCGGACTGGCCCAGCAACG from Longimicrobiaceae bacterium encodes the following:
- a CDS encoding ketoacyl-ACP synthase III, which translates into the protein MRHATITGTGSFVPARVLTNADLSAMLGEDVDAFVSGTLGIRERRVCAPDESAADLAEEAARRAMADAGLGPEEIDLLIVSTDTPEYVSPATSSVLHGRLGLRRGAGTFDLNSACSGFATALDVAWKYVRADERYERVLVVAVYAMSKFVDYADKKTATIFADGAGAVVLEASDAEGILASELFADGSLSHGMGVFAGGTAEPVTEDVLRQGYRNRLRFVEKYPKEVNEEGWPRIVRSVLSRIGRKTADVDLWLWTQVNRSTIEVVMDRLGEPMEKAHTVMDKWGYTGSACLPMALDDAVRAGRISRGDLLVLTGSGAGLAMGCVALRWTREREAERV
- a CDS encoding AMP-dependent synthetase/ligase, whose translation is MSETVVSVFLERAARYGDRPALHVLASGGAARDETLSWREWADASRRFAAALVSAGHRPGESVAVLAGNRTLWPIADLGIVMAGGVSVGLYPTSPAQQIRGIVEDCGASLAVADTAEQAEKLADVQRSVPGLRTVVCPDVRASTAKAVGWDEWLARGARALSRGRDVAAEVDRRIAAARADDVAMLIYTSGSTGEPKGAMIPHRYILDSALSIQGTLGLDERDTSLSFLPFCHAAERIFGLYTRIVCGMEAGLVEDHARVWQAVRAFSPTVFGGLPRFFEKAYEALRVEQDAAAGDERARWDRTVELGRRVSRLREAGESVPAELEAEWRQTGGPVFARARALFGGRVRRATSGGSALPREVSEYLDALAFPVLGAYGLSEHLCVAFNRPDAYSLDAAGPPMPGTELSIAPDGEVLVRRGPLTFAGYRGRPEETAAAFSADGEWLLTGDVGEVDGRGMLRVTGRKKELIALSGGKKVAPLPIESRLAEHPWIGRAVLFGEGRRFISALVCLRRGEVEAWARDAGVDAGWDELVEHPEVVGRVQAAVDEVNAGLSNPERVRRFALLDRDLSADEDELTPTLKIRRPVVAEKHRDRLEALYLTRP
- a CDS encoding SIMPL domain-containing protein (The SIMPL domain is named for its presence in mouse protein SIMPL (signalling molecule that associates with mouse pelle-like kinase). Bacterial member BP26, from Brucella, was shown to assemble into a channel-like structure, while YggE from E. coli has been associated with resistance to oxidative stress.), with product MSERFPQLFWGMVALALGLVLSALLAAGAIRNIKRANDEIAVTGSAKRPIRADFIVWKLSVTAQAPVVQDAYRELSGSSQQIRAFLKASGMADSLVTIDPVETLRQNRMLVNGTETGDLAGYKLTQRFTVRSADVRGVTALSQRANELINAGVPLVSPAPEYLYTHLDQVRTQMLAEATRDAKLRAEAIAKSVGSEIGAVRSAKMGVFQITPRNSTEVSDYGINDTSSLEKDITAVVRVSFAVK
- a CDS encoding RagB/SusD family nutrient uptake outer membrane protein, whose product is MKRILCLPLLAGALWVGACSDLTVPDYNEPLQGDLQDHPSTGLVNATTTGMLDASRQDAANYVRYTGILGREAYYLDTNESRYITELVQGSMDPSSFAGGGLWSGRYHSIRTGETLIAALDKLPANDDLSAAQKEGIRGFVNTIQAIDLLAVANTRERAPVEIPVGPTDTPGPLADRAALFTRIYKLLDDGYVHLGNAGTGFSFALPSGFSQFGLANPAGVRKVNRAIRARVDVFQGNYAAALTDLGGSFISTAGTDRASINAGAYYNFSGGAGDLPNSLTSASPQAADVRVRDEAQTQPGGALDARYVIKVGNRAGGATRSFLGISSNLIFRMYNQSPFYGTGGTSSPIPIVRNEELILLRAEAQWKTGHLPEAIADLNFVRVNSGGLAARADLTAANFQSALLYERRYSLLYEGGFRWMDLRRFGLLSSLDGYPRTGDKIAEYFPIPFAECLQRPAGTPGCSAH
- a CDS encoding LacI family DNA-binding transcriptional regulator; translation: MTPRSSLSRSVTTHDVAARAGVSQATVSLVLGGNAKARVAAATRERVVRAAAELGYRANIVARSLARGRSYAIGVVIPELSNPFFLDVVGGIQRVAAEAGYAVLLCDAREQSPERHLDALRARQIDGLIVDAVAAASIAADELTELKVVLVDEPSERWPGVASDATGAGRLAAEHLLALGHRDFAFVGPATDVHSFRMRERGFVTALRQAGVTMTTERLRRASPSIAAGQTAMRSLLALPKRPTAVFCANDLLALGALKACLAAGVKVPSEMSIVGCDDIEMARVVTPELTTVAVPARELGARAARLLLRQLDKPEEAVRPARALPVRLVARGTTAPPRGTTEPKS
- a CDS encoding MFS transporter produces the protein MQIQPTTGAQSEAAHQLTPSGLWALTITTGVTVASLYYNQPLLDAIARSFHRTAGEAGAIPTLTQAGYATGLLLIVPLGDVLERRRLLLATLVAVAVALGLAAMAPSLGALAALSFAIGLTGVGPQIAVPFAAALTPPERRGKTVGLVMTGLITGILLARTVAGAVGSAYGWRVVFGGAAAAMLVLAASVASFLPRAPAGERVRYVDVLRSIPPLVVRYPLLREAALAGGMAFAAFSAFWTALTFHLSAAPWSYGPGTIGAFGLVGVAGALAASAAGRLADRTGPRRVVGYGLATLAASFVLMFAFRTSLAGLIAGIVLLDLGVQGTHISNQARVYSLPAELHSRLNTVYMVSYFVGGALGSLLGAAAWTHFGWPGVCALGAGMAGVALAAHLIGGRTGES
- a CDS encoding MaoC family dehydratase translates to MINRNISADARLSANGGASADARASTGTSGDAKPSADGTSADARLIDGPLAFEALEAGMAAEYARTVGDADIVAFAEVSGDRNPAHLDEEAAARGPFGGRIAHGMLSAAYVSTALATKLPGPGTIYLSQSLRFVRPVRIGDTVTARVEVAEVIAAKRRVRLKTTCTNQRGETLLDGEALVMVPAEPA